In Maridesulfovibrio sp., the following proteins share a genomic window:
- a CDS encoding SET domain-containing protein, which yields MIHPDTTVRTVSHQLGNGVFATRDIPCGTVVVVRDEYDLCLPYGDFQKLPEMVRQKMETHVYHDKDGMLVLSWDHARFMNHSCSCNTMMTDYRLEIAVRDIYAGEQITTEYGLLNVQEPYDIHCGCDGCRKRLKPDDIDNYGKVWDEMIKAALLTIPDVPQPLWDMVTPDIKNRLEALRLDTDQYSSVQNLKWRMDSI from the coding sequence ATGATCCATCCAGATACTACGGTGCGTACTGTTTCGCACCAGTTGGGTAACGGAGTATTCGCAACCCGGGACATCCCTTGCGGAACTGTTGTGGTTGTGCGGGATGAATACGATTTGTGTCTGCCATACGGAGACTTCCAGAAACTGCCTGAGATGGTACGGCAGAAAATGGAAACTCACGTCTATCATGATAAAGACGGCATGCTGGTCCTGAGCTGGGACCATGCCCGGTTCATGAACCATAGTTGCAGCTGCAACACAATGATGACGGACTACAGGCTGGAGATAGCAGTTAGGGATATTTATGCCGGAGAGCAGATAACTACCGAATATGGACTGCTTAACGTACAAGAACCGTATGATATCCACTGCGGGTGTGACGGATGCAGGAAAAGATTAAAGCCGGACGATATCGATAATTACGGAAAAGTTTGGGACGAAATGATTAAAGCTGCACTGCTGACCATTCCTGATGTACCTCAGCCGCTATGGGATATGGTAACGCCGGATATCAAAAACAGACTGGAAGCTCTCCGGTTGGATACGGACCAGTATTCATCCGTGCAGAACCTTAAATGGCGCATGGATTCAATCTGA
- the speB gene encoding agmatinase, with protein METYFLEGEIPNCEPEKAAVHVIPAPLETSVSYGGGTAGGPAAILEASTQLELWNGRSCPAEAGIHTAASAEGNGGTKDSLRAIEESVDFAIECGAVPFVIGGEHTVTLGALRALKKKYGNFGIVQFDAHADLRSSYEGDPLSHACVMRRAVEDLGLQLFQLGVRALCVEEVEFRKETSSVNGIDARELYLNGVPERLLPEGFPENIYITFDVDGLDPSVIRATGTPVPGGINWHDAISLIEKAAAGRNVIGADVVELAPQTGDHASDFAAAQLVYELIGYCVD; from the coding sequence ATGGAAACATATTTTCTTGAAGGGGAAATCCCCAACTGTGAACCGGAAAAAGCCGCCGTTCATGTAATTCCCGCTCCACTGGAAACCTCGGTTTCATATGGTGGGGGAACCGCAGGCGGACCAGCGGCAATTCTTGAGGCTTCCACGCAGCTGGAACTCTGGAATGGCCGTTCCTGTCCGGCGGAAGCTGGAATTCATACCGCGGCCTCGGCAGAAGGAAACGGTGGCACCAAGGACAGCCTTCGCGCGATTGAGGAGTCAGTTGATTTCGCAATTGAATGCGGAGCAGTTCCTTTCGTTATCGGCGGGGAACATACCGTAACTCTCGGTGCATTGCGGGCCTTAAAAAAGAAATACGGAAACTTTGGGATAGTTCAGTTTGATGCTCACGCCGATCTTCGTTCAAGCTACGAAGGCGATCCTTTGAGCCATGCCTGCGTCATGCGCCGTGCTGTTGAAGATCTTGGTCTTCAGCTTTTTCAGCTTGGCGTGCGGGCTTTGTGTGTCGAAGAAGTTGAATTTCGTAAAGAGACATCTTCGGTCAACGGCATTGACGCCAGAGAGCTTTATTTGAACGGAGTTCCTGAGAGACTTCTGCCTGAAGGTTTTCCCGAAAATATATATATCACTTTTGATGTGGACGGACTTGACCCTTCTGTTATCCGGGCGACAGGTACTCCGGTACCCGGAGGAATCAACTGGCACGACGCGATCAGTCTGATAGAAAAAGCCGCCGCAGGCCGAAATGTTATCGGTGCTGATGTGGTTGAACTGGCTCCGCAGACTGGAGACCATGCTTCTGATTTTGCCGCAGCCCAGTTGGTTTATGAATTGATCGGGTATTGTGTTGATTAA
- the nspC gene encoding carboxynorspermidine decarboxylase — MKKSAYGFNLFEAKTPCYIVDEDLLEKNLEVLASVRERAGCKILLALKCFAMFSTFPQLAKKLDGVCASSPHEARLGREEFGKEVHTFAAAYSESDITDLCETSDHIVFNSFAQLDNFRPVIHEYCSGEERSIEIALRINPEHSEGTVPIYDPCSPGSRLGIRRAHFDTDNLDGVVGLHWHNLCEQDADCLERTIAAVESGFADILPRMQYVNFGGGHHITREGYDVDLLVDLIVRFKKKWDVDVYLEPGEAVALNSGFLVATVLDVIEADMPIVIMDSAVPCHMPDVIEMPYHPHIVDSGEAGEKAWTCRVGGPSCLAGDVAGEYSFDKPLKAGDRLVFTDMAIYSMVKTNTFNGIQLPSICLYNSKDDSIRVVREFDYEDFKTRLS; from the coding sequence GTGAAAAAGAGTGCTTACGGCTTCAATTTGTTTGAAGCGAAAACACCATGTTATATCGTAGACGAGGACCTTCTGGAAAAGAATCTGGAGGTCCTCGCCTCTGTTCGGGAGCGGGCCGGATGTAAAATCCTGCTCGCCCTGAAGTGTTTCGCCATGTTCAGCACCTTTCCTCAGCTGGCCAAAAAGCTGGACGGGGTCTGCGCAAGTTCCCCGCACGAGGCAAGATTGGGACGTGAGGAGTTTGGCAAGGAGGTCCATACCTTTGCCGCTGCATACTCGGAATCAGATATCACGGACCTTTGCGAAACAAGCGACCATATCGTCTTCAACTCATTTGCCCAGTTGGATAACTTCCGGCCGGTAATTCACGAGTATTGTTCCGGGGAAGAGCGGAGCATAGAGATCGCTCTGCGCATTAACCCGGAGCATTCAGAAGGGACAGTTCCAATTTATGACCCGTGCTCCCCCGGTTCCCGTCTGGGCATTCGCAGGGCGCATTTTGATACTGACAATCTGGACGGTGTTGTCGGTCTGCACTGGCACAACCTTTGTGAACAGGATGCGGATTGTCTTGAAAGAACAATCGCGGCGGTCGAGTCCGGTTTTGCTGATATCCTGCCACGTATGCAGTATGTCAATTTCGGGGGTGGCCACCATATTACCCGCGAAGGGTATGATGTTGACCTGCTTGTTGACCTTATTGTCCGATTTAAAAAGAAGTGGGATGTGGATGTTTATCTGGAACCCGGTGAAGCCGTAGCCCTGAACAGCGGCTTTCTCGTTGCTACTGTCCTCGATGTCATTGAGGCTGATATGCCTATTGTCATCATGGATTCCGCTGTTCCATGCCATATGCCGGACGTGATTGAAATGCCGTATCATCCCCATATAGTTGATTCCGGTGAGGCCGGGGAAAAAGCATGGACCTGCCGTGTCGGCGGCCCGTCCTGCCTTGCCGGTGATGTGGCTGGAGAATACTCCTTTGACAAACCTCTTAAAGCAGGGGACAGGCTGGTTTTCACTGACATGGCCATCTATTCAATGGTCAAGACTAACACCTTCAACGGAATCCAGCTTCCATCCATATGTCTTTACAACTCAAAGGACGACTCGATCCGCGTGGTGCGTGAATTTGACTATGAGGATTTCAAGACCCGTCTTTCATAG
- a CDS encoding saccharopine dehydrogenase family protein, whose product MSKVLIIGAGGVGSVTVHKCAMLPDVFTEVHLASRTLSKCDAIAKSVKERTGVDVPTYQVDADNVRETVELINKVKPDLLVNLALPYQDLSLMDACLEAGVNYLDTANYEPPEEAKFEYKWQWAYQDRFKEAGLMALLGSGFDPGVTNIFAAHAQKHHFDEINELDIIDCNAGDHGQAFATNFNPEINIREITQRGRYWERGEWVETDPLSWSMDYDFPEGIGKKKCYLMYHEELESLALHLKGLKRARFWMTFGEQYLTHLRVLEGIGMTSIEPIEYNGQMIQPLQFLKAVLPEPGSLGPLTKGRTCIGNVMKGFKDGKEKKMYIYNICSHEAAYKEVGSQAISYTTGVPAMIGAMLMVTGKWSGKGVFNMEQLDPDPFMEALNKYGLPWNEVVF is encoded by the coding sequence ATGTCCAAAGTTTTGATTATCGGTGCCGGTGGTGTCGGAAGCGTCACCGTGCACAAGTGTGCCATGCTTCCCGATGTGTTTACTGAAGTTCATCTTGCCAGCCGCACACTTTCCAAGTGTGATGCCATTGCCAAATCAGTCAAGGAACGCACTGGTGTGGATGTTCCTACCTATCAGGTGGACGCGGACAATGTCCGTGAAACAGTTGAACTGATCAACAAGGTAAAGCCCGATCTGCTGGTGAACCTTGCTTTGCCATATCAGGACCTTTCGCTTATGGATGCATGCCTCGAGGCCGGCGTGAACTATCTTGATACCGCCAACTACGAGCCGCCGGAAGAGGCTAAGTTCGAATACAAATGGCAGTGGGCTTATCAGGACCGCTTTAAAGAAGCCGGACTTATGGCTCTGCTCGGTTCCGGTTTCGATCCGGGTGTCACGAACATTTTCGCAGCACATGCCCAGAAGCACCATTTCGATGAAATCAACGAACTGGACATCATCGACTGCAACGCCGGGGACCACGGTCAGGCTTTCGCGACCAACTTCAACCCAGAAATCAACATCCGTGAGATTACCCAGCGTGGACGCTATTGGGAACGCGGTGAGTGGGTTGAAACCGATCCCCTGTCATGGTCAATGGATTACGACTTTCCCGAAGGCATCGGAAAGAAGAAGTGCTACCTGATGTACCATGAGGAGCTGGAATCACTTGCCTTGCACCTCAAGGGGCTCAAACGTGCGCGTTTCTGGATGACTTTTGGTGAACAGTACCTGACCCATCTGCGTGTTCTGGAAGGCATCGGCATGACTTCCATCGAACCTATTGAATACAATGGACAGATGATTCAGCCGTTGCAGTTCCTCAAGGCTGTGCTGCCCGAGCCCGGTTCTCTCGGACCGCTGACCAAAGGCCGCACCTGCATCGGCAACGTAATGAAGGGCTTCAAAGACGGTAAAGAGAAGAAGATGTACATCTACAACATCTGTAGCCACGAGGCAGCCTACAAAGAAGTCGGCTCTCAGGCTATCTCCTACACCACCGGCGTTCCGGCAATGATCGGCGCCATGCTCATGGTTACCGGGAAATGGTCCGGCAAGGGTGTTTTCAACATGGAACAGCTTGATCCTGATCCGTTCATGGAAGCCCTCAATAAATACGGCCTGCCTTGGAATGAAGTGGTATTCTAG
- the speA gene encoding biosynthetic arginine decarboxylase, whose amino-acid sequence MTPILERWTVDKSTELYGAREWGAGFFGVSEEGDLQVTADPGRFEHAVSVPEIIAGIQERGLDMPVLLRIENILDTQISLLNESFLSAIAKLEYSGSYLGAYPIKVNQQQQVVEAVTRHGEKYHHGLEAGSKAELIAAMGMCRDTESVLICNGYKDEEFIDLGLYATQLGFKCVLVVEMPGELPLVIERAKAKGIKPILGVRVKLSSQAGGLWSESGGDRSIFGLNATQIIDVIDTLKQADMLDCLQLLHYHLGSQIPNIREIRSAVAEASRVYAALIGEGANMRYIDLGGGLAVDYDGTQTNFMSSRNYSLDEYCIDVVEGVMTVLDEQGVEHPTIITESGRALVAYYSMLLFNVLDTARFEPEPLPEELPEETNIHIQHLFEALKSLNLRNIQESFNDALYYRDEIRQEFRGGKITFRERAMGENVFWEVVRRINVLIKDLPSLPQEIEGITHAISDIYYCNFSVFQSLPDAWAIGQLFPIMPVHRLNEKPTREGILADITCDCDGKIDRFIDSQGVKRTMPLHELKEHEEYYLGAFLVGAYQETLGDLHNLLGDTNIVTVKIKENGEFDFVGELEGDTVEDILSYVEYDTKYLLTRFRETAENAVRNKRITPTERREILEAYKNGLQGYTYFER is encoded by the coding sequence GTGACCCCAATACTGGAAAGGTGGACCGTAGATAAGTCCACCGAACTATATGGTGCCCGTGAATGGGGTGCCGGCTTTTTCGGTGTGTCCGAAGAAGGTGATCTTCAGGTAACAGCCGATCCGGGCCGTTTCGAGCATGCCGTCAGTGTCCCTGAAATCATTGCAGGTATTCAGGAACGTGGACTGGATATGCCCGTCCTTCTTCGCATCGAGAATATACTCGATACTCAAATCTCACTTCTTAACGAAAGCTTCCTCTCAGCCATAGCCAAGCTTGAATACAGCGGTTCGTACCTTGGGGCCTACCCTATCAAGGTCAACCAGCAGCAACAGGTTGTCGAGGCTGTGACCCGTCATGGTGAAAAATATCACCATGGTCTTGAGGCCGGCAGTAAGGCCGAACTCATCGCCGCAATGGGCATGTGCCGCGATACAGAATCAGTGCTTATCTGTAATGGCTACAAGGATGAAGAATTCATCGATCTGGGACTATATGCTACCCAGCTTGGTTTTAAGTGTGTCCTTGTGGTTGAAATGCCCGGAGAGTTGCCGCTGGTAATCGAGCGGGCCAAAGCCAAGGGCATTAAACCCATTCTTGGAGTCAGGGTGAAGTTGTCCTCGCAGGCCGGGGGACTCTGGTCTGAATCAGGTGGAGACCGGTCTATTTTCGGGCTGAACGCTACACAGATCATCGATGTGATCGATACCCTCAAACAAGCGGATATGCTGGATTGCCTGCAACTCCTGCATTACCACCTCGGTTCACAGATTCCGAACATCCGTGAAATTCGAAGTGCCGTAGCTGAGGCCAGCCGGGTTTATGCCGCTTTGATAGGTGAAGGCGCGAACATGCGCTACATCGATCTCGGGGGCGGGCTGGCAGTTGATTACGATGGTACCCAGACCAACTTCATGAGCAGCCGCAACTATTCGCTCGATGAATATTGCATAGACGTTGTAGAGGGCGTCATGACAGTTCTCGACGAGCAGGGAGTGGAGCATCCGACAATTATTACCGAGTCGGGCAGGGCGCTTGTCGCCTACTACTCCATGTTGCTGTTCAATGTGCTTGATACAGCCCGTTTTGAACCGGAACCGTTACCGGAGGAACTTCCGGAAGAAACGAATATTCATATTCAGCACCTCTTTGAAGCGCTTAAGTCGCTTAATCTGCGTAATATTCAGGAAAGCTTCAACGACGCTCTCTATTACCGCGATGAAATCCGTCAGGAATTTCGTGGCGGTAAGATCACTTTCAGGGAGCGGGCCATGGGTGAGAATGTTTTCTGGGAAGTGGTGCGCAGAATTAACGTGCTGATCAAGGATCTGCCGTCACTGCCTCAGGAAATTGAGGGTATAACCCACGCCATATCCGATATTTATTATTGTAACTTCAGTGTGTTTCAGTCACTCCCTGATGCCTGGGCTATCGGCCAGCTTTTTCCCATCATGCCTGTGCACAGGCTGAATGAAAAGCCGACACGTGAAGGCATTCTGGCGGACATAACATGTGACTGCGACGGCAAGATTGACCGTTTTATCGACAGTCAGGGAGTCAAACGAACAATGCCCCTGCACGAACTTAAGGAGCACGAGGAGTATTACCTCGGTGCCTTTCTTGTAGGGGCGTATCAGGAGACTCTTGGCGACCTGCACAATCTTCTCGGTGACACTAATATCGTCACAGTCAAGATAAAGGAGAATGGGGAGTTTGATTTTGTTGGCGAGTTGGAGGGAGATACTGTGGAAGATATACTTTCCTATGTCGAGTATGATACAAAATATCTTCTGACAAGATTCCGGGAGACCGCAGAGAATGCGGTTCGCAACAAACGCATTACACCCACCGAGCGCAGGGAGATCCTTGAGGCCTACAAGAACGGCCTACAGGGATACACTTACTTTGAAAGATAA
- a CDS encoding acyltransferase family protein has product MVITIMLIGVRVNLISACYYAFRELELGIIRLLLAIAVCNSHFELTSLPMVDGHEAVLTFFAVSGFYMAMILAERNESRSSFYKNRVRSLYPMFLFAVAVSAALLFILDAHPLIDRFYMLEVLRNPWGAIIVLWTSLCVVGQELLFSLRVAQGGGLEFISGNAASLYNCVFLVQAWSLSFEIVFYFLAPFLVRVKDSKLLALSLGSLFLRLVIVMTPLSENSFFLRFFPADFWLFGFGILSYRYYSRLPKSASSLDYVAFILLIFLVLVAGRVGSPYECFFLPMAAVLLQPFIFRAFQSLLLDCIVGKVTYPFYLLHYAVIGLFEEYSEDPVGWQVFAVSMIAAVIVFILFNPGLGGIKSKISARSSASPVPSSA; this is encoded by the coding sequence ATGGTCATAACTATCATGCTCATTGGCGTCAGGGTTAATTTGATCAGTGCCTGTTACTATGCATTCCGGGAGTTGGAGTTGGGAATAATAAGGTTGTTGCTGGCCATCGCTGTTTGCAATTCTCATTTTGAGTTGACATCGTTACCGATGGTGGACGGACATGAAGCGGTGCTCACTTTTTTTGCTGTATCCGGTTTTTACATGGCTATGATTCTGGCAGAGAGAAATGAATCCAGATCCAGCTTTTATAAAAACCGTGTACGTTCCCTCTATCCCATGTTTCTTTTTGCTGTGGCGGTTAGCGCGGCCCTTTTGTTCATTCTTGACGCTCATCCTCTTATAGACCGTTTTTACATGCTGGAAGTCCTCAGGAATCCGTGGGGAGCTATTATTGTTTTGTGGACTTCATTGTGTGTAGTGGGGCAGGAGTTGCTTTTCAGTCTGAGGGTTGCTCAAGGAGGTGGACTGGAATTCATATCCGGAAACGCGGCCAGCTTATATAATTGTGTTTTTCTGGTACAGGCATGGTCTCTTTCATTCGAGATAGTTTTTTATTTTCTGGCACCTTTCCTTGTCCGCGTAAAAGATAGCAAACTGCTTGCGCTAAGTCTTGGCAGCCTTTTCTTGCGATTAGTGATTGTTATGACCCCTCTCTCAGAGAATAGTTTTTTTCTGCGTTTTTTTCCTGCTGATTTCTGGTTGTTCGGTTTCGGAATTCTCTCTTACAGATATTATAGCAGACTTCCAAAATCAGCCTCTTCGTTAGATTATGTCGCATTCATTCTGCTTATTTTTCTTGTCCTTGTCGCTGGAAGAGTGGGCAGTCCTTATGAATGCTTCTTCCTCCCCATGGCTGCTGTTCTTCTCCAGCCTTTTATTTTCCGGGCTTTTCAATCTCTACTGCTTGATTGTATTGTAGGAAAAGTAACCTACCCTTTTTATCTTCTGCATTACGCTGTAATAGGATTATTTGAAGAGTATTCAGAAGACCCGGTCGGGTGGCAGGTGTTTGCTGTATCAATGATTGCTGCGGTGATTGTTTTCATATTGTTCAATCCCGGATTGGGTGGGATTAAATCCAAAATTTCAGCACGGTCTTCTGCCTCTCCGGTTCCAAGCAGCGCTTGA
- a CDS encoding YkgJ family cysteine cluster protein, which translates to MALRSKKRQSKIRKKPALPKAGTQNQADYSTQSQHEILALRIAEERQQTLVDKFSGNDAEGKYRKFFELMEESYGMFNTMIDELTLNPPLACKRGCIYCCINQVSLTEPEALYLGFHLLENRSLKQLQDLKIKTQALLTELKGKNRQQIGMERHLHPCLFMEDGTCSIYPARPFVCRGWNSVNAEMCKHSNQTGDALAPIENHPLPRILADSIQLGLLNGAKGIGLEAGYLLLARAVSMLLEGGEDRVVELTQDWLEGRPLFAKA; encoded by the coding sequence ATGGCTCTAAGATCGAAAAAAAGACAAAGCAAAATCAGGAAAAAACCAGCATTACCGAAGGCCGGGACACAGAATCAAGCAGATTACAGCACGCAATCCCAGCACGAGATACTGGCTCTCAGGATTGCAGAAGAGCGCCAACAAACTCTGGTAGACAAATTTTCCGGCAACGATGCAGAAGGCAAATATCGTAAATTCTTCGAGCTGATGGAAGAATCTTACGGCATGTTCAACACCATGATTGATGAACTGACATTAAATCCGCCTCTGGCATGCAAAAGAGGCTGCATTTACTGCTGTATCAATCAGGTCTCGCTGACGGAACCGGAAGCACTTTATCTGGGGTTTCACCTTCTTGAAAACCGTAGCCTAAAACAGCTTCAGGACCTTAAAATTAAAACACAGGCGCTTCTTACAGAATTAAAAGGTAAAAACCGGCAGCAAATTGGAATGGAAAGACACTTGCACCCATGCCTGTTCATGGAAGATGGAACCTGTTCCATATACCCGGCCCGGCCCTTTGTTTGCCGCGGATGGAACTCTGTTAATGCGGAGATGTGTAAGCACAGCAATCAGACAGGGGACGCCCTTGCACCTATTGAAAACCATCCGCTGCCAAGAATTCTGGCGGACAGCATCCAACTGGGCCTTTTAAACGGGGCCAAAGGGATTGGCCTTGAGGCTGGTTACCTACTCTTGGCCCGTGCCGTATCGATGCTTCTGGAGGGCGGAGAGGATAGAGTTGTTGAGCTGACACAGGACTGGCTTGAAGGGAGACCGCTTTTTGCAAAGGCATAA
- a CDS encoding HD domain-containing phosphohydrolase, which produces MKHKILLVDDEPMVLSSLKRQMRSSYDVYTESDPLKALSSIDSKSHFSVVISDYKMPQMNGIEFLKKFKKLSPETTRMILTGYADLDNAIAAVNHGHVFRFLTKPCDVDNLFNNLKEAVNQYELVTGKRILLEQTLKGSVELLTEITSLVNPEIGEILNRVRRYVKYLAQKKNVKDLWRYDIAAMLSQLGVLILPEGTLAAVAAGEELTAEQQQLFEMHPVVAQSLIAKLPRLKSIAEMIAYQLKGFDGSGSPFDGVEGENIPLGGRILRIALDYDRYLERYGNPSHAFSHLEEQSEAYDPELLYYLEGMLGVEAHYKVADVSLNELRPRMILYDDILSHDGAKLLRKSLELNKDKIDRVRMFADKVGIVEPISVLVPS; this is translated from the coding sequence ATGAAACATAAGATATTGCTTGTCGATGACGAACCAATGGTCCTTTCTTCTCTTAAAAGACAGATGAGGTCATCCTACGATGTTTATACGGAAAGTGATCCGCTTAAGGCTCTTTCGAGTATTGATTCCAAATCCCATTTTTCAGTAGTCATTTCTGATTATAAAATGCCGCAAATGAATGGAATTGAGTTTTTAAAAAAGTTTAAAAAACTATCCCCGGAAACGACGCGAATGATCCTGACCGGATATGCGGATCTGGACAATGCTATTGCTGCTGTTAATCACGGACATGTTTTCAGATTTTTGACTAAGCCTTGCGATGTAGACAATCTTTTTAATAATCTCAAAGAGGCTGTCAACCAGTATGAATTGGTCACTGGTAAAAGAATATTGCTGGAACAGACTCTGAAAGGAAGTGTTGAGTTACTTACCGAAATAACATCGCTGGTAAACCCGGAAATTGGAGAAATTCTTAATAGAGTCAGGCGGTATGTGAAATATCTTGCCCAGAAAAAAAATGTTAAAGATCTTTGGCGGTATGATATTGCGGCCATGCTTTCCCAGTTGGGGGTATTGATTTTGCCTGAAGGGACGCTTGCTGCTGTCGCCGCAGGAGAGGAGCTGACAGCTGAGCAGCAACAGCTGTTTGAAATGCATCCCGTAGTTGCGCAAAGTCTTATAGCTAAACTTCCACGTCTTAAATCTATAGCGGAAATGATTGCTTACCAGCTTAAAGGTTTTGATGGATCAGGTTCTCCGTTCGACGGGGTAGAAGGGGAGAATATTCCGCTGGGAGGAAGGATTCTGCGTATTGCGCTCGATTATGACCGGTACCTTGAGCGTTACGGTAATCCCAGCCATGCATTCTCTCATCTTGAGGAGCAATCCGAAGCATATGACCCTGAATTATTATATTATCTTGAAGGTATGTTGGGTGTAGAGGCCCACTATAAGGTTGCAGATGTCAGCTTAAATGAATTGCGGCCTAGGATGATTTTGTATGATGATATTCTGTCCCATGACGGTGCCAAGTTGCTGCGCAAAAGTCTTGAGCTGAATAAAGACAAAATAGACAGGGTCAGGATGTTTGCTGATAAAGTTGGAATTGTGGAGCCGATCAGTGTCCTCGTTCCCAGTTAA
- a CDS encoding pirin family protein, producing MRREIREIFKGKAVTEGAGVKLRRIFGFAEPEMFDPFLMLEDFRSDKPEDFLAGFPWHPHRGIETITYVTKGDVEHGDSLGNKGVIGSGDVQWMTAGSGIIHQEMPKGDKNGSMHGFQLWANLPANDKMMNPRYRGITADQIPEVLLENGVEIKIIAGSVGDVSGPMDDIVIDPEYMDCTVPAVTEFVHPTKLGHTAMIYVVGGKGSVNGTSVENRTLILFGDGDEFAISGSDEPVRFLLLTGKPLNEPIAWRGPIVMNTQKELDIAFKEYQDGTFIKHS from the coding sequence ATGCGTCGTGAAATCAGAGAAATATTTAAAGGTAAAGCAGTAACTGAAGGAGCCGGCGTTAAACTGCGCAGAATATTCGGATTCGCAGAACCGGAAATGTTCGACCCATTCTTGATGTTGGAAGATTTCCGGTCGGACAAGCCTGAAGATTTTCTGGCCGGCTTTCCATGGCACCCGCACCGGGGAATAGAAACAATTACCTATGTAACCAAAGGTGATGTTGAGCATGGAGACAGTCTAGGCAACAAAGGCGTCATTGGGTCCGGTGATGTGCAGTGGATGACAGCCGGAAGCGGCATAATCCATCAAGAAATGCCCAAAGGTGATAAGAATGGATCAATGCATGGTTTTCAGCTTTGGGCCAACCTGCCGGCCAATGACAAAATGATGAACCCTAGATACCGGGGAATCACTGCTGACCAGATCCCGGAAGTACTCCTGGAAAACGGTGTTGAAATCAAGATCATTGCCGGAAGTGTCGGCGATGTTTCCGGGCCGATGGACGACATCGTGATCGATCCGGAATATATGGACTGTACTGTTCCTGCCGTTACGGAATTTGTGCATCCTACAAAATTGGGACACACAGCCATGATTTATGTCGTCGGTGGTAAGGGGTCCGTGAATGGAACCAGCGTTGAAAACCGGACTCTAATCCTTTTTGGTGATGGTGATGAGTTCGCCATTTCCGGTTCAGATGAGCCCGTACGTTTTCTGCTGCTGACAGGAAAGCCCCTGAATGAACCCATTGCATGGCGCGGACCTATTGTTATGAATACTCAGAAAGAGCTGGATATTGCCTTCAAGGAATATCAGGACGGAACATTTATAAAACATTCCTAA
- a CDS encoding nitroreductase family protein codes for MEFKEILENRRAVNFFDPEKDVTEAQLKEIVEDAAKSPSSFNLQPWKMIILRDSEQKGKLQKLAFDQPKVSEAPVVIILLADREGWKEGNTILESHFKNNLKPDQREWFISTTAALYGSSEAATQAFANKNAGLFAMSLMYSASNLGLHTHPMDGFDHEAVRKEFNIPDQYWIPMLICVGQKKADVEILPKAWRQSFEEIVLETK; via the coding sequence ATGGAATTTAAAGAAATACTTGAAAATCGCAGAGCTGTTAATTTTTTTGATCCTGAAAAGGATGTAACGGAAGCTCAACTTAAAGAAATCGTTGAAGATGCTGCCAAATCTCCCTCCAGCTTCAACCTCCAGCCATGGAAAATGATTATTCTCAGAGATTCCGAGCAAAAGGGAAAACTTCAGAAACTGGCCTTTGACCAGCCAAAAGTGAGTGAAGCACCGGTGGTCATCATCCTCCTTGCTGACCGGGAAGGATGGAAGGAAGGTAACACTATACTTGAAAGCCATTTCAAGAATAACCTTAAGCCTGATCAGCGGGAATGGTTCATCTCCACTACAGCCGCACTTTATGGTAGTTCCGAAGCGGCAACTCAGGCCTTCGCCAATAAGAACGCCGGACTTTTCGCCATGTCGCTCATGTATTCTGCTTCCAACCTCGGTCTGCATACCCATCCCATGGACGGATTTGATCATGAAGCGGTTCGCAAGGAATTTAACATCCCGGACCAGTATTGGATTCCCATGCTGATCTGCGTTGGACAGAAAAAAGCGGACGTCGAAATCCTGCCTAAGGCATGGCGCCAGTCATTTGAAGAAATCGTGCTTGAAACCAAATAA